Proteins found in one Geomonas subterranea genomic segment:
- a CDS encoding ATP-binding protein, which yields MHKLTAIRLVSLVAFIVGISLLHYVTPLSLPYLHAIFQRLYYLPIILAALWFGLRGGLVCALVASMVYAPHILFQWGGEFAMEAEKYLEMVLYNLVGCMTGFLSQRERQRAEELQKTASGLEESYRKLQQQSERIIVIEEQLRRAEKLSTLGEMAAVLAHEIRNPLGSIRGTAEILKDDYSSDDPKKEFIDIQIRETERLNRVVEDFLHMARPQPTDMRPCRVQEEIETIASLVANDSKVRGVRLSVLPAAETVMVSADGEKLRQAFLNIVLNALQATTPGGTVTISTTVVDATSCEIEFADTGSGIEAATLDRIFEPFFTTKPEGTGLGLAITKKIVESHGGALTIESSAGVGTTITIRLPLQEKLMEGHLETKNTCH from the coding sequence ATGCACAAACTAACAGCCATACGACTAGTGTCACTGGTGGCGTTCATAGTGGGCATAAGCCTGCTGCATTACGTGACGCCGCTTAGCCTCCCTTACCTGCATGCCATTTTCCAGCGGCTGTACTATCTCCCAATCATCCTCGCTGCTCTTTGGTTCGGTCTGCGTGGTGGACTCGTGTGTGCTTTGGTTGCCAGCATGGTCTACGCTCCTCACATCCTGTTCCAGTGGGGTGGTGAGTTTGCCATGGAAGCCGAAAAGTACCTTGAAATGGTCTTGTACAACCTGGTCGGCTGCATGACCGGATTTTTGTCCCAGCGTGAGCGTCAGCGTGCAGAGGAGCTTCAGAAAACCGCCTCCGGCCTGGAGGAGTCTTATCGGAAACTGCAGCAGCAATCGGAGCGAATCATCGTCATCGAAGAGCAGCTTCGCCGTGCTGAGAAACTGTCGACTCTGGGGGAGATGGCAGCCGTGCTCGCGCACGAGATCCGCAACCCGCTGGGCTCCATTCGCGGCACGGCAGAAATCCTGAAAGATGACTATAGCTCGGATGATCCAAAGAAGGAGTTCATCGACATCCAGATCAGGGAAACCGAGCGGCTGAACCGTGTGGTGGAGGACTTCCTTCATATGGCGCGTCCGCAGCCCACCGATATGCGACCGTGTCGCGTTCAGGAAGAGATAGAAACCATAGCCTCCCTGGTTGCCAACGATTCGAAGGTGAGAGGTGTGAGGCTTAGCGTGCTCCCTGCTGCTGAGACGGTCATGGTGTCCGCGGACGGGGAGAAGCTCCGGCAGGCCTTCCTCAATATCGTCTTGAATGCTCTGCAGGCAACGACGCCAGGGGGCACCGTAACTATCTCAACAACGGTTGTCGACGCAACTTCATGCGAGATTGAGTTCGCCGATACCGGCTCTGGGATCGAGGCTGCAACGCTCGATCGCATTTTTGAGCCGTTTTTCACCACCAAACCGGAAGGGACCGGCCTAGGCCTTGCCATTACCAAAAAGATAGTAGAAAGCCATGGCGGAGCTTTAACTATAGAGAGCAGTGCAGGGGTCGGGACGACGATTACGATCAGGCTGCCGTTGCAAGAAAAACTGATGGAGGGCCACCTTGAAACAAAAAATACTTGTCATTGA
- a CDS encoding DUF2318 domain-containing protein produces MSGRRMESLIAAGAMLLGALTLFGCSKYDTPKSDGGNIKIQTATLADGGARFYKYVDNDKEIRYFVVKTLDGGYKAAFDACDSCYRDKKGYEQQGGVMNCKNCNQKFPIDRLGPNATGGCNPGYLPVSVQGDMISISESTLKDGAKYF; encoded by the coding sequence ATGTCAGGAAGAAGGATGGAGAGTTTGATTGCTGCAGGTGCGATGCTGCTCGGGGCGCTGACTTTGTTTGGCTGCTCAAAATACGACACTCCAAAGAGCGATGGTGGGAATATCAAGATACAGACTGCCACGCTGGCTGACGGTGGGGCCAGGTTTTATAAGTATGTCGACAATGACAAGGAGATCCGTTACTTCGTGGTGAAGACCTTGGATGGCGGGTACAAGGCAGCCTTTGACGCCTGCGATTCTTGTTATCGCGACAAGAAAGGGTACGAACAGCAAGGTGGCGTGATGAACTGCAAGAACTGCAACCAGAAGTTCCCCATCGACCGCCTGGGGCCAAATGCCACCGGCGGCTGCAATCCAGGCTATCTGCCGGTAAGTGTTCAGGGTGACATGATTTCAATTTCAGAAAGTACCCTGAAGGATGGAGCAAAATATTTCTAG
- a CDS encoding helix-turn-helix domain-containing protein, whose translation MEFGRKLRFLRLMQGMSQKDLACLVGTTPPYLARYEASVNHPKRDVTLMLSRSLRVSVEWLDFSTGAPFLLRVWAPFGEGDSKKHRAAVIREAEALFPEFLSSTNILHVVRYTGGNSDVHYLIAFQAIDSREKPAHDISVVIIFVKDELDEIISNCFDSSGIKLYEWDNNSVNVDPDIDSADVFEFYIENLSIKLPTVDAKKYISDYIRSESFEEEKLSWLIPINIYVRSNTELSQKKAEKLLYQAIENFNLNSSSGVKLEVQKK comes from the coding sequence ATGGAGTTCGGAAGGAAATTACGGTTTTTGAGGCTAATGCAGGGGATGTCGCAGAAGGATCTGGCATGCTTGGTGGGGACGACCCCACCGTACTTGGCCAGGTACGAGGCTTCAGTTAATCACCCAAAGCGTGATGTGACCTTGATGCTGTCCCGGAGTTTGCGTGTCAGCGTGGAGTGGCTCGATTTTTCTACTGGAGCTCCGTTTCTGCTTCGGGTGTGGGCTCCTTTTGGGGAAGGGGATAGCAAAAAACATAGAGCAGCTGTCATCCGAGAGGCAGAGGCTCTTTTTCCAGAGTTCCTATCCAGCACCAACATTTTGCATGTTGTCCGATACACTGGAGGAAATAGCGATGTACATTATTTAATAGCGTTCCAAGCAATTGATTCGAGGGAGAAGCCCGCACACGACATTTCTGTCGTAATCATTTTTGTAAAAGACGAGTTGGACGAAATTATTAGTAATTGTTTTGATAGTAGCGGCATAAAGTTATACGAGTGGGATAATAATTCTGTAAATGTTGATCCTGATATAGATTCTGCAGATGTATTCGAGTTCTATATCGAAAATTTATCCATAAAGTTACCTACAGTTGATGCCAAAAAATATATCTCAGATTATATTAGATCTGAGTCGTTTGAGGAGGAAAAGCTAAGCTGGCTTATTCCTATAAATATTTATGTTCGTTCTAATACTGAACTCTCGCAAAAAAAAGCTGAGAAATTGTTATATCAGGCAATAGAAAATTTCAATTTAAATTCTTCTTCTGGGGTAAAGCTAGAAGTCCAAAAAAAGTAG